The genomic window AAAATAGAATAAAAGAAGATGCTAAATATGAAGACAGCAGATAGCGTTGCTCTGGGACTTTTAATTGTTGGAAGTTTGAACTAGTCATTAGTTGGCCTATTCGAATTCATTTCAGTTGCGATAATTTTCGGCGAAGAAATAGCTTTTTTTATCTAAAAGCGTTTTTATTATTTCTGGAATTTGTGCTTTTTATTCAGTGGAATTCTTCTATTTAATCTTTTCCTAGACAAATAATCCGCATAAATAGTCTTAAGTTTACAATAAAGAAATGGTTTATTTTTTATAATAAATAGAATTAAAACAGTAAGAAAAAGGATTACACGAATAATATGTTGTTCTTTTTCTCTTTTAATACCCTGAAATCTACATTCAATAAGAGTAGAATAATTCTAAGGAAGGACTAAAGGATTAAAAATCATTCTTTCTTTTATTTGTGGTTGCTTGTATTTCCCTATTTATCCAATCCATTTTTTTAAAATGATGATTCATGTACTAATTTAGTGTAATAACGGATAGCTTTGACGGCACTATGCCAACCATGGAGTCGTTCTTGTCGTTCTTTATTAGTCATATGCGGTTCAAATTGCTCATTCTCAGATACTAAAGCTGTTAACTCGCTTTGATCACGCCAATACCCAATAGCTAATCCAGCAAGGTACGCTGCTCCTAGTCCGGTTGTTTCTAGACGTTCGATACGTCTAACGGTTTTTTTAAGAATATCTGCTTGAAATTGAATCAAAAGATTATTTTGTGCAGCCCCACCATCAACATGGAGAAGATCTACTGAAATACCTGTATCTGATTCCATTAATTCAATGATATCATTAACTTGATAAGCGATAGATTCTAAGGTTGCTCGAACTAGTTCTCGCCGACTAGTAGATTCGTTGATTCCTAAAAAAGCTCCTCGTGCATTTGAATCCCAATAGGGAGCACCAATTCCTCTAAAGGTTGGGACAACATAAATTCCAGAATTTTTTTCTGCTTTAAGAGCTAATAATTCTGAATCTTCGATTGATTCAAATAACTGCAAGCTATCTTTCAACCAGTCAATAGCACTACCCGAAATAAGAGCCGAACCCTCAAGAGCGTAAGTTATTTTATTATCAATGGAATAACCGATTGTAGTGAGTAATTTATGTTTAGAAAGTTTAGGTTCAGAACCCGTATTCATAACAATAAAGGTTCCTTGACCATAAGTGCTTTTTACTTGGCCTGGTTGAAAAGCTAACTGACCAAATAATGCTGCTTGTTGATTTCCAGCAACACCGCTAATAGGAATAGCTACTCCGTCAAAAATAGCCTTATCGGTTAAGCCATAGACATGAGAACTAGGAAAGACCTTTGGCAAAAGATTCTTTGGAATGTTGAAAAGATTTAATAAATAGTCATCCCATTCTAGCGTATGAATATCAAATAACATCGTTCTTGAAGCATTTGTGTGGTCGGTACAATGCAACTTACCATTGGTTAGATTCCAAATAAGCCAACTATCGACAGTCCCAAAAGCTAGCTCACCACGTTCTGCTCGTTCTTGTGAACCCGGATGTTGATCGAGGATCCAACGAATTTTACTAGCAGAAAAATAAGGGCTCAAAACTAAACCAGTCTTCTCATGGATGTACGTTTCAATCTCTTCATTTTCAAGTTGTTTAATAATAGCGAGTGATTGGTTGGAACTCCAAACAATAGCGTTGTGTATCGGTTTTCCAGTTTTACGATCCCAGACGATAGTTGT from Carnobacterium iners includes these protein-coding regions:
- the glpK gene encoding glycerol kinase GlpK translates to MAEYILAIDQGTTTTRAIIIDRQGNYIGTAAQHFEQQVPQSGWVEQDPTIIWQSVCEVIQKVMNHSGLSFNQIKALGITNQRETTIVWDRKTGKPIHNAIVWSSNQSLAIIKQLENEEIETYIHEKTGLVLSPYFSASKIRWILDQHPGSQERAERGELAFGTVDSWLIWNLTNGKLHCTDHTNASRTMLFDIHTLEWDDYLLNLFNIPKNLLPKVFPSSHVYGLTDKAIFDGVAIPISGVAGNQQAALFGQLAFQPGQVKSTYGQGTFIVMNTGSEPKLSKHKLLTTIGYSIDNKITYALEGSALISGSAIDWLKDSLQLFESIEDSELLALKAEKNSGIYVVPTFRGIGAPYWDSNARGAFLGINESTSRRELVRATLESIAYQVNDIIELMESDTGISVDLLHVDGGAAQNNLLIQFQADILKKTVRRIERLETTGLGAAYLAGLAIGYWRDQSELTALVSENEQFEPHMTNKERQERLHGWHSAVKAIRYYTKLVHESSF